In Sphingobacterium sp. SRCM116780, the genomic stretch GATCTTATTGGTATAGGAAAGAAATACCAAATTGAAACTGAAGCTGGAGACAATATGGTCGTGGTGATACATGACGATGGTCGAAGAGAATTGTATCGTTATGATGAAGAGGAGAGTGAGTCTCGTTGTGTCATGACTTTAAGTGATGAGGAATCTAGGCAGGTTGCTGGAATTATTGGAGGGTTGTCTTATAAGCCTAAAGCTTTAGAGACAATGGAAGTTGCTTTAGATGATTTAAGGATTGAATGGTACAAAGTTGAAGGTAAAAGCGAAGGAGTCAATAAAACTATTGGCGAATTGGAAGTGCGTCAACGTACAGGAGCATCTATCATTGCTGGTATTCTAGGAGATAACACGGTGATTAATCCAGGTCCCGACTATGTCATTAGTTCAGGAACAACTTTAGTTATCGCAGGCAAGAAAAATAATATTAAATTATTAAAAGAAATACTGTTATAGAATTGTAAGCAAAAGAAATTTATATGCCATCACAGACACTTATTTTAGAAATTGGAATTGCTATTGGATTGGTTGCATTTGTTGGCTTAATTGCCAATAAGCTCAAATTTTCTGTCATTCCATTTTTTATATTAATAGGTATGGTGTTGGGTCAACATGCTCCACAAATCGGTCATATTGATCTTACATTTACAGAGAGCAAACCCTTCATTGATTTTATGGGGCGTTTGGGCGTTTTGTTTCTTTTGTTTTATTTAGGCCTTGAATTTTCTGTAGGTCGGTTAATCAAATCAGGTAAGGCAATCGTAACTGGTGGAACAATTTATGTCCTACTCAATTTCATTGCAGGTCTGTTGATTGGATGGATGATGGATCTTCCTTTTAAAGAGATGATGGTATTATGTGGTATTATGACGAGTTCTTCTACCGCTATCGTGGCTAAAGTATTGACAGATTTGAAGCGTACAGCTAATCCGGAGACTGAAGTGATCATGGGCATGATTATGTTTGATGATCTATTCATTGCTATGCATATTTCATTTCTTTCTGGATTGATTCTGACAGGAAGTAGTTCATTTTGGACCGTTGCTGGTACTTCATTACTTGCGTTGGGATTTATATTAACATTTTTAATTTTGGGAAGAAAATTGGTGCCTGCGATTGATAAGTTATTGCAGGTTAAATCATCTGAATTATTTATTCTACTCATCTTTGCTCTGTTATTTATAACAGCTGGTTTTTCGGAAACGATACATGTTGCAGAAGCAATTGGAGCTTTGATGGCGGGTTTAGTTTTAGCTGACTCTCAATATATCAAGAAAATAGAGGGGATGGTTTTGCCTTACAAAGACTTTTTCGGAGCGATGTTTTTCTTTAGTTTTGGGTTATCTATAGATGTTTTGTCTTTAGGAGGTGCAGTAATGTGGGCTTCTATAGCAGCAATCATTACCGTCTTTGGAAATTTAGCATCAGGTTACTTTGCTGCGAAATTCTCCGGA encodes the following:
- a CDS encoding cation:proton antiporter regulatory subunit, which codes for MSIVRESDLIGIGKKYQIETEAGDNMVVVIHDDGRRELYRYDEEESESRCVMTLSDEESRQVAGIIGGLSYKPKALETMEVALDDLRIEWYKVEGKSEGVNKTIGELEVRQRTGASIIAGILGDNTVINPGPDYVISSGTTLVIAGKKNNIKLLKEILL
- a CDS encoding cation:proton antiporter → MPSQTLILEIGIAIGLVAFVGLIANKLKFSVIPFFILIGMVLGQHAPQIGHIDLTFTESKPFIDFMGRLGVLFLLFYLGLEFSVGRLIKSGKAIVTGGTIYVLLNFIAGLLIGWMMDLPFKEMMVLCGIMTSSSTAIVAKVLTDLKRTANPETEVIMGMIMFDDLFIAMHISFLSGLILTGSSSFWTVAGTSLLALGFILTFLILGRKLVPAIDKLLQVKSSELFILLIFALLFITAGFSETIHVAEAIGALMAGLVLADSQYIKKIEGMVLPYKDFFGAMFFFSFGLSIDVLSLGGAVMWASIAAIITVFGNLASGYFAAKFSGMKNKTAFDIGFTLSARGEFSIIMANIGKAGNLLPVIQSFVVVYVLILSIVSPLLTKESRNIWTKLFGKDDIKPKVIKRLSDLESGQSL